A genomic segment from Triticum dicoccoides isolate Atlit2015 ecotype Zavitan chromosome 1A, WEW_v2.0, whole genome shotgun sequence encodes:
- the LOC119337528 gene encoding transcription factor TGA9-like: protein MELEAATRRFQLWLRGLRSLRRDLRTARWADDPAQLAKLVAGYVSHFADYCAARAELDPVWTLAAPWASPVERGAAHWLAGWRPTTLVHLLYTESGSRFEAQLPDLLLGVRSGNLGDLSPAQLAQIDELQRRTVAQEDELSREMARVQEGHGAVGAGGELVDVGGLVGRVGAVLAGADALRLRTMKRAVEILEPAQAAELLVAAADMEIGFREFGLKYDGVGAGGS, encoded by the coding sequence ATGGAGCTGGAGGCGGCGACGCGGCGCTTCCAGCTCTGGCTCCGCGGGCTGCGGTCGCTCCGCCGCGACCTCCGGACGGCGCGCTGGGCCGACGACCCGGCGCAGCTCGCCAAGCTGGTAGCCGGCTACGTGTCCCACTTCGCCGACTACTGCGCGGCGCGGGCGGAGCTGGACCCGGTGTGGACGCTGGCGGCGCCGTGGGCGAGCCCCGTGGAGCGCGGCGCGGCGCACTGGCTGGCCGGGTGGCGGCCGACCACGCTGGTCCACCTGCTCTACACCGAGTCCGGCAGCCGCTTCGAGGCGCAGCTCCCGGACCTCCTGCTGGGCGTGCGGTCGGGCAACCTGGGCGACCTCAGCCCGGCCCAGCTGGCGCAGATCGACGAGCTGCAGCGCCGCACCGTGGCGCAGGAGGACGAGCTGTCGCGGGAGATGGCGCGGGTGCAGGAGGGCCACGGCGCGGTGGGCGCCGGCGGGGAGCTGGTGGACGTGGGCGGGCTCGTCGGCCGCGTCGGCGCGGTGCTGGCCGGGGCGGACGCGCTGCGGCTGCGCACCATGAAGCGCGCCGTGGAGATCCTCGAGCCGGCGCAGGCGGCCGAGCTGCTCGTCGCGGCGGCGGACATGGAGATCGGGTTCCGCGAGTTCGGGCTCAAGTACGACGGCGTCGGCGCCGGCGGCTCGTAA